One stretch of Miscanthus floridulus cultivar M001 chromosome 18, ASM1932011v1, whole genome shotgun sequence DNA includes these proteins:
- the LOC136520595 gene encoding ubiquitin receptor RAD23d-like, whose amino-acid sequence MKLNVKTLKGTNFEIEASPDASVAEVKRIIETTQGQSTYPADQQMLIYQGKILKDETTLEGNGVAENSFLVIMLSKAKASPSGASTATAAKAPATPAQPAAPVAPVAPATSVARTPTQATVATAETAPPSAQPQAAPAATVAASGDADVYSQAASNLVSGNNLEQTIQQILDMGGGTWERDTVVHALRAAYNNPERAIDYLYSGIPENVEAPPVARAPAAGQLTNRQAPSPAQPAVSPPVQPSPASAVPNANPLNLFPQGVPSGGANPGVVPGAGSGALDALRQLPQFQALLQLVQANPQILQPMLQELGKQNPQILRLIQENQAEFLRLVNETPEGGPGGNILGQLAAAMPQTLTVTPEEREAIQRLEAMGFNRELVLEVFFACNKDEELAANYLLDHGHEFDEQQQ is encoded by the exons atgaagcTTAACGTCAAGACCCTCAAGGGCACCAACTTCGAGATCGAGGCGAGCCCCGATGCGTCG GTTGCTGAGGTGAAGAGGATCATCGAGACCACTCAGGGTCAGAGTACCTACCCGGCAGACCAGCAAATGCTCATATACCAAGGGAAAATTCTCAAGGATGAGACCACTTTGGAAGGCAACGGAGTTGCTGAGAACAGCTTCCTTGTTATAATGTTGTCCAAG GCTAAGGCATCGCCGAGTGGAGCTTCTACCGCTACTGCTGCAAAAGCTCCTGCAACTCCG GCCCAACCTGCTGCACCTGTAGCCCCTGTGGCCCCTGCTACATCAGTTGCAAGAACACCTACACAAGCTACTGTTGCCACAGCTGAAAC GGCACCTCCAAGTGCACAGCCTCAGGCTGCTCCTGCTGCTACGGTTGCTGCATC TGGTGATGCTGATGTTTACAGTCAGGCAGCTTCAAACCTTGTATCTGGCAACAATCTAGAACAGACTATCCAACAAATTCTTGACATGGGTGGTGGTACTTGGGAACGTGATACAGTTGTTCATGCTCTACGTGCTGCATATAATAACCCTGAGAGAGCTATAGACTACCTGTATTCT GgaattcctgagaatgtggaggCTCCTCCTGTTGCCCGAGCACCTGCTGCTGGCCAACTAACAAATCGGCAGGCTCCATCACCTGCTCAGCCAGCAGTTTCACCCCCAGTGCAGCCATCCCCTGCTTCTGCAGTGCCTAATGCAAATCCTCTGAACCTTTTTCCTCAG GGTGTTCCAAGTGGTGGGGCCAATCCAGGTGTTGTTCCAGGTGCAGGATCTGGTGCCCTTGATGCCTTGCGACAGCTTCCACAG TTTCAAGCACTGCTTCAGTTGGTCCAGGCTAATCCTCAAATCTTACAG CCAATGCTTCAAGAGCTAGGCAAACAAAACCCACAAATACTGCGGTTGATTCAGGAAAATCAAGCTGAGTTTCTACGCTTGGTGAATGAAACTCCTGAGGGTGGTCCTGGAGG AAACATACTAGGTCAACTGGCAGCTGCTATGCCGCAAACGCTGACAGTTACACCAGAGGAACGGGAGGCTATCCAGCGG CTTGAGGCGATGGGGTTCAACCGTGAGCTTGTGCTAGAAGTTTTCTTTGCATGCAACAAGGACGAAGAGCTTGCAGCCAACTACCTCCTGGATCATGGCCATGAGTTTGACGAGCAGCAGCAATAG